A window of Micromonospora sp. WMMC415 genomic DNA:
TGCCACGTATCCGATCCAGGCGATCGCCAGCGCGCACGCCGGCAGTACCAGGTGCGTGGCGTAGTCCAGAGGGTTCGCGAAGCTGCCCGTGCCGAGCGCCGGTAGCACGTCCAGTTGGACGGCGAAGACGATCAGCAGCAGCAGTGCGGCGATGTAGGACGGCATCGTGATGAACCCGATGGACAGCAGGGCCATGGCCCGGTCGGCCAGCGAGTTCTGCCGCCGGGCGGCGTAGACGCCGAGTGGGATACCGACGAGCGCCGCGAGGCCCAGCGCAGTGATCGCAAGCACCACGGTATGCGGGATGGCCTCCGCGATCAGCTGCGTGACCGGCGTGCGGGACAAGAAGTCCAGGCCGAGATCGCCGCGCAGGGCGCCCACGACGAAGTCCCACACCTGGACTGGGATGGGATCGTCGAGCCCCATCTCCGCGCGGACGACCTCGACCTGGGCCGGCGTGGCCTGTGGCCCGAGGACGATCTCGACCGGATCCCCGGGCACCAGGTGCACGAGGAGGGAGAGGAAGGTCATCACGGTGAGCACGACGACGACCGTCATGCCCAGCCGTTTGAGCAGGTACGTGGCCACTGGTTGTCTCCGGTTGCTGTCGGTGCGGTCCTAGGCGTCTCGGCCGAAGGTCCAGGGGATGAAGTCTCCGTCGGGGCGGATCGGCGTCTTCAGGCCCTTGCGCTTGCCGAGGAACGCCGTCGGCCACGCCACCCACAGCGCCACCGCGTCCTCATCCATGAGCTGCTGCATCCGGATGTACATGTCGTTGCGCTTTGCGGGATCGCGTTCGACGAGCGCCTCGTTGTGCAGGCGGGTGAACTCCTTGTTGTCCCAGCTCATCCAGTTCCACTCGCCGACCTGGTCGCTGGTGAACCACTTCGTCGACCAGGACGGGTCGGGCTTGGTGGAGTAGCTCATGTAGAAGAGCTGCTTCTGGGCGTTCGCCTCCGGGGTGGCCTGGTTGAAGACACCGCCCTCCTGGACGAGCACCTTCACGTCGAAGCCCACCTCGTTGAGGTTGGCCTGCACGATCTCGGCGACCTTGGGCCCGCCAGGCGTTCCGCTCGACACCGACATCTCGATCTTCATGCCCTGCGCGCCGGCCTTGGCCAGGAACTCCTTGGCCTTGGCCAGATCGCGCTGATAGACGGGCGCGCCCTTCCAGTAGCCGATCGGCATGCCGGGCGCGACGATCCCGGTCGCCCGGGTCCATTGGCCGTTGAAGGCACCGGCGATGATGGCGGGAACGTCGATGCCGTGGATAACCGCCAGCCGCACGTCCTTGTTCTTGAAGTTCGGGTGGGCGGTGTTGATGCCGATCCAGTTGTAGCGCAGCGATGTCTTGTCGATGACCTCGAAGCTGCGGTTCTTCTTGATCCGCGCGACCGCCGCCGGTCCCAGCACGGCGAAGTCGAGCTCGTCGGTCTCCAGCGCGATGGTCGTAGGGTTGTCCTCGGCGATGACGACGAACCGGAGCTCTTCCCACAGCGGCTTGCCCGCGTAGTCGGCGGCGCCACCGTAGTTCGCGAACTTCTTGAGCACGACGTGCTGGTTGCGCTTCCACTCGACGAACTCGTACGGGCCCGTGCCGATCGGGCTGGTGCCGAATGCCTCGCCCCGCTCCTCGACCGCACGCTTCGAGACGATCTCACCCGAGCCGACCGGCAGGGTCGTGGCGAGCAGCGGAGCGAACGGCTCCTTCAGCACAATCGTCCCGCTGTACTTGTCGTGGACCTCGACGCCCTTGAGGGTGGCCCAGTCCGACTTGTATGACGACTTGATCTTCGGCTCGGTCAGCCCGGCGATCCGCTCGTACGAGAACTTGACGTCCTCGGCCGTCAGCTCGCCGTAGCCGCCGTGGAACTGGATTCCCTTCTTCAGGGTGAAGTTGTAGCGCAGCCCGTCACTGGATGGTTCGAACGTCTCCGCCAACTCGTTGGCCAGCTCGAACGTGTCCGGCCGGTAGGTCACCAGGTGCTGAAAGATGTTGGCCCGGACGGTCGTGTTGGTGTGCCCGGCGTTGAACGCCGGGTCCAGGTTTGAGATGTCGTCGTCGAGGTGGATCCGCAGCAGCTTGGTCGAGATGTCAGCCCCGGCCCCGTCCTCGCCGCCGCAGGCGGCCAGCAGCGAACTCACCCCGGCGAGAGAGACGCCGAGCGCCGAGAACTTGAGCAGATTGCGGCGGCTCAGACCGCCGGGAGTCCGGTTACCGATGTTGCTCGCGTCCATGATCTCCACCTTCGAAACTGTGCAGCTGGCAGGGAAGGCCGGGCCCAGGAACCGTTGCGGTGTCACGCAGTGGGGTCGCCCCCGTGACGGACTCAACAGTGTGACGCAGACGACCCGCTTGTTCCGCTGAGATGAAAGCAGTTCTACCCAGCGAAAGTCAACGGTCTTGTCAGTGTCATCTGGGGCAGTTAGCAGTGGTCACGGGGCACCTCGAAGTCGCGGGTGCTCTCGA
This region includes:
- a CDS encoding ABC transporter permease, yielding MATYLLKRLGMTVVVVLTVMTFLSLLVHLVPGDPVEIVLGPQATPAQVEVVRAEMGLDDPIPVQVWDFVVGALRGDLGLDFLSRTPVTQLIAEAIPHTVVLAITALGLAALVGIPLGVYAARRQNSLADRAMALLSIGFITMPSYIAALLLLIVFAVQLDVLPALGTGSFANPLDYATHLVLPACALAIAWIGYVARLVRTSMLSVLGSNYVRTSRAFGVRDRIIFYKWALKNAIIPTVAVLSSGLADLLGGAVLVEIIFSRPGLGRLTVEAISERNFPIVQGAVLVIALFYVLTNLLADLSYRLVDPRIRVEDSAVGA
- a CDS encoding ABC transporter substrate-binding protein; this translates as MDASNIGNRTPGGLSRRNLLKFSALGVSLAGVSSLLAACGGEDGAGADISTKLLRIHLDDDISNLDPAFNAGHTNTTVRANIFQHLVTYRPDTFELANELAETFEPSSDGLRYNFTLKKGIQFHGGYGELTAEDVKFSYERIAGLTEPKIKSSYKSDWATLKGVEVHDKYSGTIVLKEPFAPLLATTLPVGSGEIVSKRAVEERGEAFGTSPIGTGPYEFVEWKRNQHVVLKKFANYGGAADYAGKPLWEELRFVVIAEDNPTTIALETDELDFAVLGPAAVARIKKNRSFEVIDKTSLRYNWIGINTAHPNFKNKDVRLAVIHGIDVPAIIAGAFNGQWTRATGIVAPGMPIGYWKGAPVYQRDLAKAKEFLAKAGAQGMKIEMSVSSGTPGGPKVAEIVQANLNEVGFDVKVLVQEGGVFNQATPEANAQKQLFYMSYSTKPDPSWSTKWFTSDQVGEWNWMSWDNKEFTRLHNEALVERDPAKRNDMYIRMQQLMDEDAVALWVAWPTAFLGKRKGLKTPIRPDGDFIPWTFGRDA